TTTCGATGCCCTGTTCCATCAGCCACTTGGCCAGGTCAGGGTGATCGGACGGGCCTTGGCCGCAAATACCGATGTACTTGCCGGCCTTGTTACAGGCCTGAATGGCGTTGGCCAGCAGCTTCTTGACCGCGGGGTTACGCTCGTCGAACAAGTGGGCGATGATCCCCGAGTCGCGGTCCAGGCCCAGGGTCAATTGGGTCAGGTCGTTGGAGCCGATGGAGAAGCCGTCGAAGAACTCCAGGAACTCTTCGGCCAGGATGGCGTTGGACGGCAGTTCGCACATCATGATGACGCGCAGGCCGTTTTCGCCACGGGACAGGCCATTTTCAGCCAGCAGGTCCACCACCTGGCTCGCTTCGCCCAGGGTGCGCACGAACGGCACCATGATCTCGACGTTGGTCAGGCCCATCTCATTACGCACGCGCTTCAGTGCGCGACACTCAAGCTCGAAGCAGTCACGGAACGCTTCGCTGATGTAACGCGAGGCGCCACGGAAGCCCAGCATCGGGTTTTCTTCTTCCGGCTCGTAGAGTTTGCCGCCGATCAGGTTGGCGTACTCGTTGGACTTGAAGTCCGACAGGCGCACGATGACCTTTTTCGGGTAGAACGCCGCTGCCAGGGTGCTGATGCCTTCCACCAGCTTCTCGACGTAGAAGCCCACCGGGTCGTTGTAGCCGGCGATGCGCTTGTCGACGCTGTCTTTGATCTCTGGCGGCAGGCCGTCGTAATTGAGCAGTGCCTTGGGGTGCACGCCGATCATGCGGTTGATGATGAATTCCAGGCGGGCCAGGCCCACGCCGGCGTTCGGCAGTTGCGCGAAGTCGAAGGCGCGGTCCGGGTTACCGACGTTCATCATGATCTTGAACGGCAGGTCCGGCATGGCATCAATGGAGTTCTGCTTGATGTCGAAGCCCAGCTCACCTTCGAAGATGAAACCGGTATCGCCTTCGGCGCAGGAAACGGTTACGCCCTGGCCATCCTTGAGCAGTTGGGTTGCATTGCCACACCCGACCACGGCTGGAATCCCCAGCTCACGGGCAATAATCGCCGCGTGGCAGGTACGCCCGCCACGGTTGGTGACGATGGCGCTGGCGCGCTTCATGACCGGTTCCCAGTCCGGGTCGGTCATGTCCGAGACCAGTACGTCGCCTGGCTGGACCTTGTCCATTTCGGACACGTCCTTGATGATCCGCACCTTGCCGGCGCCGATACGCTGGCCGATGGCGCGGCCTTCAACCAGCACGGTGCCGGTCTCTTTGAGCAGGTAGCGTTCCATGACATTGGCCGAGGTACGGCTTTTCACGGTTTCCGGGCGAGCCTGCACGATGTAGAGCTTGCCGTCGTCGCCGTCCTTGGCCCACTCGATGTCCATCGGGCACTTGTAGTGCTTCTCGATGATCATCGCTTGCTTGGCCAATTCGCTGACTTCAGCGTCGGTCAGGCAGAAACGCGCGCGCTCGGCCTTGTCGACTTCAACGGTTTTCACCGAGCGACCGGCCTTGGCCTCGTCGCCGTAGATCATCTTGATGGCCTTGCTGCCCAGGTTACGGCGCAGGATGGCCGGACGGCCGGCCTCGAGGGTTTGCTTGTGTACGTAGAATTCGTCCGGGTTCACCGCGCCTTGTACGACGGTTTCGCCCAGGCCGTAGGCGCCGGTGATAAACACCACGTCACGGAAACCGGATTCGGTATCGAGGGTGAACATCACGCCGGCGGTGCCGGTTTCCGAACGCACCATGCGCTGCACGCCGGCAGACAGGGCCACCAGCTTGTGGTCGAAGCCCTGGTGTACGCGGTAGGAAATAGCGCGGTCATTGAACAGCGAGGCAAATACTTCCTTGGCTGCGCGGATCACGTTTTCCACGCCGCGGATGTTCAGGAAGGTCTCTTGCTGGCCGGCGAAAGAAGCGTCCGGCAAGTCTTCGGCGGTGGCCGAGGAGCGCACTGCAACGGCCATGTCCGGGTTGCCCGCAGACAATGTGGCGAAGGCGGTGCGGATTTCTTCGTTGAGCTTTTCAGGGAACTCGGCTTCCATGATCCATTGGCGGATCTGGGCGCCGGTCTTGGCCAGAGCGTTGACGTCATCGACGTCCAGGGCATCCAGCGCGGCGTGGATCTGAGCGTTCAGGCCGCTCAGTTCGAGGAAATCGCGGTAAGCCTGGGCCGTGGTGGCGAAACCACCGGGCACCGACACACCTGCGCCTGCAAGATTACTGATCATCTCGCCGAGGGATGCGTTCTTGCCCCCTACGTGCTCTACATCATGGACGCCGAGCTTATCGAGGGAAACTACGTACTCTACCAAGGTGATCTCTCCACTTTCTGTGTTGGAAAAGCTCAGGACGCCGGCTGCTCAGTAGGAGCGTTCGCCAGCGCTTGTGGCCTGGACCTGGAAAATAAGTGAGAATGCGGCCCACTGCGGGACGGCAAAATCGCGCCTATCATATCCAAGATTCGCCATCAGCTTAAGGCCCAGGGCTCAAATGAAACGATCTGCTTTCTTTATTTCCGACGGCACCGGCATCACAGCCGAGACACTGGGTCAAAGCCTGCTCGCGCAGTTCGAAAACATTACCTTCGCCAAATTCACGCGCCCCTACATCGACAGCGTGGATAAAGCGCGGGCCATGGTACAACAAATCAATCTGGCGGCTGAAAAAGACGGCTTTCGGCCGATCATTTTCGACACCATCGTCAACCAGGACATTCGTGAGATTCTCGCAACGTCGAATGGTTTCATGATCGACATTTTCTCGACGTTCCTGGCGCCACTGGAGCAGGAGCTGAGTGAACATTCCTCATACTCTGTCGGAAAGTCCCATTCCATTGGGCATAACTCCAATTATATGGAGCGTATCGAGGCGGTTAACTTCGCGCTCGACAACGACGACGGTGCACGTACCCACTACTACGACAAGGCCGACCTGATCCTGGTCGGCGTGTCGCGCTGCGGCAAAACGCCCACCTGCCTGTACATGGCCATGCAATTCGGTATTCGCGCGGCCAACTACCCGCTCACCGAGGACGACATGGAGCACTTGACGCTCCCGGCCGCCCTGCGCGCGCACTCGCACAAGCTGTTCGGCCTGACCATCGACCCGGACCGCCTCACGGCCATCCGCAACGAGCGCAAGCCCAACAGCCGCTACTCCAGCTACGCCCAGTGCGAGTTCGAAGTGCGCGAAGTAGAAAATTTGTTCCGGCGCGAGAATATTGCGCACATCAATTCCACACATTTTTCGGTGGAAGAGATTTCGGCGAAGATTCTGGTGGAGAAAGGCGTGGAGCGGCGCTTCAAATAACCTATGGGAGGGGCAGCCGCCCCTCCCACAGGTGGGTCGGTGTACATTCGGATCTACAGATGAAACCTGCCCCCACCCTGCCCCAACGCCGTCGCCAACGCATCAAACCCTGCCCGCAACAACTGATCATTCCCTGACGTATTGCAGATACTCGCCCGTATAAACTGCGGCACCGCCGTCTGCCCCACGGCGAAGGCCTCGGCGGTGGCGATCAGGTAATTGTGCTGCTTGAGCTCCGCCTCGATTTCCGATGCACGCCACGGCTCCGGTACCTCAATCCAAAAGTGCGGGCTGTTGAGGTGGGTGCGGTACGCCAGGCCGGCCAACAGGTCACGCACCAGGGCTTTGCGCCGACTGATCTCAGTGATCTGCTGGCGCAGCAGGTATTCGGCCGTACCATTCTCGATCCACTGCGTGGCCAACTCCAGGGTCACCGGCGTGGCCATCCAGCAGGTTGAACGTAGCGCGGCCGAAATCCGGCTGACCAGCGCCGGCGGCGCATGCACGTAACCCACCCGCAAGCCCGCGGACACCGCCTTGCTCAGGCTGCTGATCAAAATCGTCCGTTCGGGCGCGAAATGGCTCAGGGGGGGCGGCCGGTCTTCCACCAGCACGCCGTGGGCTTCGTCCTCAAGAATCAGCAGATTGTGTTCGCGGCATACCTTGACCAACGCTTCGCGGCGCGCCACCGAAAGCACCGCGGTGGTGGGGTTCTGGATCGTCGGCGTGCAGTACAACGCCGAAATCCGATGGTTACGACACACTTCATCCAGCGCGCTCGGCAACACGCCTTCTTCGTCCATTTCCAGGCCGATCAGGCGTATGCCGAGCATGCGCGCGGCAGTGATCAGCCCTGGGTACGTCAACTGTTCGGTGACCACCGTGTCGCCGGCACGCAACAGCGCCATCATCGAGCAGAGCAGACCATGCTGGCCGCCATTGACGCAGATAACCTGCTCGGGAATCGGATGAAAATCACGCTGCACCAGCCACTGCGCGCCGGCATCGCGATAACGCGGCAGCCCGGCATCGGGGGTGTAGGCGCTGATGTCCTGGAGGAATTTGGCATTAGTCGACAGGGTCTGGAAGCTCTGGGCCAGGAAGGTCGTTTCCTGCCCAGGGATGTGCATGTTGCGACTCATATCAAAATACTGGCGCGGCTCCTCGCTGACGTTGCGAAAGCCTTCATCGCGCTGGCGTTCCATCCCACGCTTGCGTACGAAAGTACCGTCACCGACTCGCGCCACCACCAACCCAAGGCGCTCCAGTTCGCCGTAGGCCCGGCTGATGGTGCCGATGGTCACCCCCAAATTGTCGGAAAGCACCCGATGGGGCGGCAGTTTTCGTCCGGGTTCAATCAAGCCTTCGAGGATGCCCCGCTCCATGACATCAGACAGGCGCTTGTACTTCACGCCCTGCCCGTTGGACAAGCCCTCACGCATAATTGACACCATGTCAATATTTGTTTTGACAGCCATCTTTCGCCCTAATAGTGTGCTTTTACGGGTTCAATCGCCGATTTTTACAACTCATTACAAGCTCAATATAGAGTTCAATTCCGGCTCAGGGAAGCAATAAACGATGCCAATGTCCGCCGTTATCGAAAACACCGCCAAAACCAAAACCCAAAAACAGTGGTTGGCCGGGCTGGTGACCAGTGTGATGTTTCTTATCGTTTGCCTGAGTTGGGGTACTACCTGGCTGGGGATCAAAATCGCCGTGGAGAGCGTGCCACCCCTCACCTCCGCCGGCCTGCGCTTTCTTATCGCGTTTCCGCTGTTCCTGTGTTTTGCCATGGTGCGCCGCGAGCCGATCATGTTTCCCAGGGAAAGCCGATGGTTCTTCGTATTCGTGACCCTGTCCTACTTCAGCGTGCCCTACTACCTGCTCAACTATGGCGAGATGCATGTCTCGTCCGGCCTCACTGCCCTGCTGTTCAGTTGCATGCCCGTCTTCATCCTGATCTTCTCCGCGTTGTTCCTGCGCGAGCGCATCTACTTTTCCCAGGTGGTCGGTATCGGTATCGGCTTCGGCAGCCTGTACATGATCATCAAGAGCCAGGGCCTGCATTTGGACCACGCCGAGTTCCTAGGGGTACTGGCGATTCTCACTGCCGCGATCATGCATGCCTTGTGCTATGTCATCACCAAGCAAAAAGGCAGCGCGATCAGCGTGATCACCTACAACACCCTGCCCATCGGCATTGCCGGGCTGATGCTGTTCGTGGCCGGCCTGTGGTTTGAAACGCCCACCTTCGAAAACATCACCCTGCGCTCCTGGAGCGCGCTGTTCTACCTTGGGCTGGTGGCCTCGGTGGGCGGGTTCATCGTGTACTTCATGCTGCTCAAGCGCTTGAGCCCGATCATCCTGTCGTTCGTATTCATCATCTTCCCGGTGTTCGCGGTGATCATCGGCGCCTGGTACGAAGGCGTGTCGATTTCCCGCGACCTGATGCTGTACTCGGCCATCCTGCTGGCCGGCTTCGCAATCACCAAGTTGCCCGTTGAAAAACTCCTGGCCAAGAAAAATTGACCCTCCCACAACTACGCGAGAGAAACATGGAAGTCCTCCGCCCCACCGCCCTGGAACAGATCTACGCCCACGCCAGCCGCAGCTATCCCGAGGAATGCTGTGGCTTCGTCTTCGCCGACGGCAGCGTGTACCTGGGCAGCAATATCCAGAATGAGCTGCACCGCAAGAACCCCGAGATGTACCCACGCAGCGCGGCCAACGGCTACACCTTTTCGGTCGCCGACACCCTGCTGATGAACAAGGCGTTTCGCAGCGACAACCCGGTGGTAGTGATCTATCACTCCCACCCGGACGTGGGCGCCTATTTCAGCGATGAAGACCAGGACAAGGCCCTGTTCATGGGCGAACCGATCTACCCCGTCAGCTACCTGGTGGTCGACGTTCGCCGGGGCCAGGCCCTGGGTTCCAAATTGTTTGCCTGGGATGGCAAACATTTCGCACTTAAACCTTTCAACGACCTGCACACGGAGTTGTCCATGAACGCTGTCTCTTTCCCCGACATTCTGGTTCGCGTGGCCAAGCTGCCGGAATCGACCCTCGTGGGCCCCGGATCGACATTGCGCGAAGTCATTGAAAACCTCTGCACCAACCACCCGCAGTTGCGCCAGCATCTGTTTCACGACAAGAACAACCAGCTCAAGGAACACTTCCTGTTTACCGCGGAGGAAGCGTTGATTGAAGCCGATGAACCCTTGCCGGAAAAAGCCCGGATCGAAGTGTTGCTCGCGACGTCCGGCGGCATCGACGTCGACACCCTGAGCAACGAAGAGGTACAGCGTTA
This region of Pseudomonas asgharzadehiana genomic DNA includes:
- the ppsA gene encoding phosphoenolpyruvate synthase; protein product: MVEYVVSLDKLGVHDVEHVGGKNASLGEMISNLAGAGVSVPGGFATTAQAYRDFLELSGLNAQIHAALDALDVDDVNALAKTGAQIRQWIMEAEFPEKLNEEIRTAFATLSAGNPDMAVAVRSSATAEDLPDASFAGQQETFLNIRGVENVIRAAKEVFASLFNDRAISYRVHQGFDHKLVALSAGVQRMVRSETGTAGVMFTLDTESGFRDVVFITGAYGLGETVVQGAVNPDEFYVHKQTLEAGRPAILRRNLGSKAIKMIYGDEAKAGRSVKTVEVDKAERARFCLTDAEVSELAKQAMIIEKHYKCPMDIEWAKDGDDGKLYIVQARPETVKSRTSANVMERYLLKETGTVLVEGRAIGQRIGAGKVRIIKDVSEMDKVQPGDVLVSDMTDPDWEPVMKRASAIVTNRGGRTCHAAIIARELGIPAVVGCGNATQLLKDGQGVTVSCAEGDTGFIFEGELGFDIKQNSIDAMPDLPFKIMMNVGNPDRAFDFAQLPNAGVGLARLEFIINRMIGVHPKALLNYDGLPPEIKDSVDKRIAGYNDPVGFYVEKLVEGISTLAAAFYPKKVIVRLSDFKSNEYANLIGGKLYEPEEENPMLGFRGASRYISEAFRDCFELECRALKRVRNEMGLTNVEIMVPFVRTLGEASQVVDLLAENGLSRGENGLRVIMMCELPSNAILAEEFLEFFDGFSIGSNDLTQLTLGLDRDSGIIAHLFDERNPAVKKLLANAIQACNKAGKYIGICGQGPSDHPDLAKWLMEQGIESVSLNPDSVLETWFFLAEGQASA
- the ppsR gene encoding posphoenolpyruvate synthetase regulatory kinase/phosphorylase PpsR, with translation MKRSAFFISDGTGITAETLGQSLLAQFENITFAKFTRPYIDSVDKARAMVQQINLAAEKDGFRPIIFDTIVNQDIREILATSNGFMIDIFSTFLAPLEQELSEHSSYSVGKSHSIGHNSNYMERIEAVNFALDNDDGARTHYYDKADLILVGVSRCGKTPTCLYMAMQFGIRAANYPLTEDDMEHLTLPAALRAHSHKLFGLTIDPDRLTAIRNERKPNSRYSSYAQCEFEVREVENLFRRENIAHINSTHFSVEEISAKILVEKGVERRFK
- a CDS encoding PLP-dependent aminotransferase family protein, translating into MAVKTNIDMVSIMREGLSNGQGVKYKRLSDVMERGILEGLIEPGRKLPPHRVLSDNLGVTIGTISRAYGELERLGLVVARVGDGTFVRKRGMERQRDEGFRNVSEEPRQYFDMSRNMHIPGQETTFLAQSFQTLSTNAKFLQDISAYTPDAGLPRYRDAGAQWLVQRDFHPIPEQVICVNGGQHGLLCSMMALLRAGDTVVTEQLTYPGLITAARMLGIRLIGLEMDEEGVLPSALDEVCRNHRISALYCTPTIQNPTTAVLSVARREALVKVCREHNLLILEDEAHGVLVEDRPPPLSHFAPERTILISSLSKAVSAGLRVGYVHAPPALVSRISAALRSTCWMATPVTLELATQWIENGTAEYLLRQQITEISRRKALVRDLLAGLAYRTHLNSPHFWIEVPEPWRASEIEAELKQHNYLIATAEAFAVGQTAVPQFIRASICNTSGNDQLLRAGFDALATALGQGGGRFHL
- a CDS encoding DMT family transporter, producing the protein MAGLVTSVMFLIVCLSWGTTWLGIKIAVESVPPLTSAGLRFLIAFPLFLCFAMVRREPIMFPRESRWFFVFVTLSYFSVPYYLLNYGEMHVSSGLTALLFSCMPVFILIFSALFLRERIYFSQVVGIGIGFGSLYMIIKSQGLHLDHAEFLGVLAILTAAIMHALCYVITKQKGSAISVITYNTLPIGIAGLMLFVAGLWFETPTFENITLRSWSALFYLGLVASVGGFIVYFMLLKRLSPIILSFVFIIFPVFAVIIGAWYEGVSISRDLMLYSAILLAGFAITKLPVEKLLAKKN